From Xylanivirga thermophila:
TACCAAAGGGCAATTTCTCCTGGATTACCAAGGAACTGTAGATTTTATCCTACTTGTTCCCAATATGCAATTGAGGCCATAGAGAAGTATGGCGCAACTAAAGGACTGTGGTTGGCTATGAAAAGAATATCAAAATGTCACCCATTCAACCCTGGTGGGTACGATCCTTTACAATAAAATATGGGGGTAACGATTATATGAATTTTACCATACTAATGTTGAATATGATGTTAAAAGGTGCACAGAGCTCTAAAGGCGGTTTTTGGGCTGGATTTGTAGGGTTTTTAAGCAGTATATTAGAAGGAATATACCATATAATTCCCAATTATGGAGTAGCAGTTATAA
This genomic window contains:
- the yidD gene encoding membrane protein insertion efficiency factor YidD, yielding MKKFFIFLIKFYQRAISPGLPRNCRFYPTCSQYAIEAIEKYGATKGLWLAMKRISKCHPFNPGGYDPLQ